The Clostridioides difficile genome has a segment encoding these proteins:
- a CDS encoding patatin-like phospholipase family protein gives MKSSNFNILTFDGGGLKGALSISILERIVEEYPSLLNNISMFGGTSTGSLIALGLAYGVSPKEIKTLYSIENSKYIFHKSYAEMLRPKYENKNLKEILLSIFPEDLELKDLNKLVMVPSFYIGNEEHSWKPVFYNNMPNSLTKTSKVVDVAMASSAAPVFFPTYNCHVDGGIIATDPSLACIVYSIDSGLKLNYKNTRLFSIGTGYVYNSIKTDTTEWGAIDWIINKEPDLPIISVTLEGNSQMSQLFSQKLLGDNYYRLNPKMERDVAMDDCDSLEYLISLGENCDIKDAFEWINKKSFYKN, from the coding sequence ATGAAAAGTTCGAATTTTAATATATTAACGTTCGATGGTGGTGGATTAAAAGGAGCATTAAGTATATCCATACTTGAGAGAATCGTAGAGGAGTATCCAAGTTTGTTAAATAATATAAGTATGTTTGGAGGGACATCTACAGGCAGTTTGATTGCATTAGGGCTTGCATATGGTGTAAGCCCTAAAGAGATAAAGACACTTTATTCAATTGAAAATTCAAAGTATATTTTCCACAAAAGTTATGCAGAAATGCTTAGACCGAAGTATGAAAATAAAAATTTAAAGGAAATTTTGCTAAGTATATTTCCAGAGGACTTAGAATTGAAAGATTTAAATAAATTAGTCATGGTGCCAAGTTTTTATATAGGGAATGAAGAACATTCGTGGAAGCCTGTATTTTATAATAATATGCCAAATTCTCTTACCAAAACTAGCAAAGTTGTAGACGTAGCAATGGCAAGTAGTGCTGCACCAGTATTTTTCCCAACCTATAATTGTCATGTTGATGGTGGTATAATAGCGACTGATCCAAGTCTAGCATGTATAGTTTATTCAATTGACAGTGGGCTTAAGCTCAATTATAAAAATACAAGACTTTTTTCTATAGGGACTGGATATGTATATAATAGTATAAAGACAGATACAACTGAATGGGGAGCTATTGACTGGATAATTAATAAAGAGCCAGACTTACCAATTATATCTGTTACCCTAGAAGGGAACTCTCAAATGAGTCAATTATTTTCTCAGAAACTTCTTGGAGATAATTACTATAGGCTAAATCCTAAAATGGAGAGAGATGTAGCTATGGATGATTGTGATTCACTAGAATATTTAATATCTTTAGGTGAAAACTGTGATATAAAAGATGCATTTGAATGGATAAATAAAAAAAGTTTTTATAAAAATTAA
- the msrA gene encoding peptide-methionine (S)-S-oxide reductase MsrA: MIKLATFAGGCFWCMVKPFDKYEGVIKVVSGYTAGHVENPTYQEVCSGATGHVEAIQITYDDNIISYDELLNIFWKQINPTDDGGQFGDRGTQYKTAIFYHDEEQKNTALESKESLENSKIFDSKIVTEIIPATKFYEAEENHQDYYKKRPLNYNMYYKGSGRYNFVKSYWDGNNVDREALKKTLTPIQFEVTQNDMTEVPFENEYYDNNEEGIYVDIVSGEVLFSSKDKFDAGCGWPSFAKPVIDKSIIERSDFSQGMYRVEVRSAKGNSHLGHVFDDGPKELGGLRYCINSASLKFIPKKDMEELGYVEYLKLFK, translated from the coding sequence ATGATAAAACTTGCTACTTTTGCAGGAGGATGTTTTTGGTGCATGGTAAAACCTTTTGATAAATATGAAGGAGTTATAAAAGTAGTTTCTGGATATACAGCTGGTCATGTTGAAAATCCTACATATCAAGAAGTATGTTCAGGAGCTACTGGCCATGTTGAAGCTATTCAAATAACTTATGATGATAACATAATAAGTTATGATGAACTTTTAAATATATTTTGGAAACAAATTAATCCTACAGATGATGGTGGACAATTTGGTGATAGAGGAACTCAATATAAAACTGCTATATTTTACCACGATGAAGAGCAAAAAAATACAGCTTTGGAGTCAAAAGAAAGCTTAGAAAATAGTAAAATATTTGATAGTAAAATAGTTACTGAAATAATTCCAGCAACTAAATTTTACGAAGCAGAAGAAAATCATCAAGATTATTATAAAAAAAGACCATTAAATTATAATATGTACTATAAAGGTTCAGGAAGATATAATTTTGTAAAAAGCTATTGGGATGGAAATAATGTAGATAGAGAAGCGTTAAAAAAGACTTTAACTCCTATTCAATTTGAAGTTACTCAAAATGACATGACAGAAGTACCTTTTGAAAATGAATATTATGATAATAATGAAGAAGGTATCTATGTAGATATAGTAAGCGGAGAGGTTTTATTTTCTTCAAAGGATAAATTTGATGCAGGATGCGGATGGCCTAGTTTTGCAAAGCCAGTTATAGATAAGTCTATAATTGAAAGAAGCGATTTTTCACAAGGGATGTATAGGGTTGAAGTAAGAAGTGCTAAAGGAAACTCTCATCTAGGTCATGTTTTTGATGATGGTCCAAAGGAACTTGGAGGTTTAAGGTATTGTATAAATTCTGCTTCTCTTAAGTTTATACCTAAAAAAGATATGGAAGAACTAGGATATGTAGAATATTTGAAGCTTTTTAAATAA
- a CDS encoding XRE family transcriptional regulator, translating into MNLKDFNGKRLKSARVFRAKTLEQLSKETKINKKDLQAFEENKYVPNIENALKLSNILNFPKEYFYKNESINVIVEDSHFNPQSKLPRVEEISYREKIIIIHKIYSFMESYIKFPKENLPNRKLIKDVNINDIESLANKTRELWNLNNNPIVNMVSLLEANGIIISGMNVDRKGATVFTQKQRIGKETKYLISLGNDKKSASIRNYDLAYELGYIISSQLRIANKQFLADEYACAFLLPRETFLEDLVYPEDLEYYVELKQKWIVPISVMIFRAYNLGEISYKKYNYLMSEMDKRGWLIEEPLDKMKSVSPVYLKKAVELLIENKIMNTENIVSNLGDIGISLYPEDLELLMGLKNGLLSQNTKKKSKVIKFDGKR; encoded by the coding sequence ATGAATTTAAAAGACTTTAATGGAAAAAGATTAAAATCAGCTAGAGTTTTTAGAGCTAAAACTCTAGAGCAGTTATCTAAAGAAACTAAGATAAATAAAAAAGATTTACAAGCCTTTGAAGAAAATAAGTATGTTCCAAATATTGAAAATGCATTAAAATTATCAAATATATTAAACTTCCCAAAAGAGTATTTTTATAAAAATGAAAGTATAAATGTTATTGTAGAAGATAGTCATTTTAATCCTCAATCTAAACTTCCTAGAGTAGAGGAAATTTCTTATAGAGAAAAAATAATAATTATCCATAAAATATACTCGTTTATGGAAAGTTATATAAAATTTCCAAAAGAAAACTTACCAAATAGAAAACTAATTAAGGATGTCAATATAAATGACATAGAAAGCCTTGCTAATAAGACTAGAGAGCTTTGGAATTTAAATAACAATCCAATAGTAAATATGGTAAGTTTATTAGAGGCTAATGGGATTATAATATCAGGAATGAATGTAGATAGAAAAGGCGCAACAGTATTTACTCAAAAACAGAGAATTGGTAAAGAAACTAAATATCTAATATCTCTTGGGAATGATAAAAAATCAGCATCAATTAGAAACTATGATTTAGCATATGAGCTTGGATATATAATATCAAGTCAATTGAGAATAGCAAACAAGCAATTCTTAGCAGATGAATATGCCTGTGCATTTTTGCTTCCAAGAGAGACTTTTTTAGAAGACTTGGTTTATCCAGAAGACCTAGAGTATTATGTAGAATTGAAGCAAAAATGGATTGTGCCTATATCTGTTATGATTTTTAGAGCATACAATTTAGGCGAGATAAGCTACAAAAAGTATAATTATCTTATGAGTGAAATGGATAAACGAGGATGGCTAATAGAAGAACCATTGGATAAAATGAAGAGTGTAAGTCCAGTATATTTAAAAAAAGCAGTCGAATTATTGATAGAAAACAAAATAATGAATACAGAGAATATAGTATCAAATTTAGGAGATATAGGAATAAGTCTTTATCCAGAAGACCTAGAATTGTTGATGGGATTAAAAAATGGACTCCTATCTCAAAATACAAAGAAAAAAAGTAAAGTTATAAAATTTGATGGGAAAAGATAA
- a CDS encoding L-lactate dehydrogenase, producing the protein MAIKPRKVSIIGTGHVGSHCGFSLVTQGVCDELLMIDIDESKAKAQALDLSDAISYLKHATKIKNGTLDDCKDSDIIVISAGPLPEKNQTRLDTLESTINVVKTIVKPIVKSGFDGIFIVISNPVDIIADYIWKVSGFSKNKVLGTGTALDSSRLRRLLSEETNLPQQSIQAYSMGEHGDSQMVPWSHVSIGGKPLFDIMKENPSIYGKLNLDELTEKTAKAGWDVLYGKGSTEFGIGTALTEIVKTIFHNERKILPVSTLLDGQYGQKDVFAGVPAIIGINGVESIVEINLTDDEQKKFNKSCTVLKEYIKIAKDI; encoded by the coding sequence TTGGCAATAAAACCAAGAAAAGTATCAATAATAGGAACTGGTCATGTTGGTTCACATTGTGGATTTAGTTTAGTAACTCAAGGAGTTTGTGATGAACTACTGATGATTGATATAGATGAAAGTAAAGCAAAGGCTCAGGCTTTAGATTTGTCAGATGCAATTTCCTATCTTAAACATGCTACAAAAATTAAAAATGGAACACTTGATGATTGTAAGGATTCTGATATTATAGTAATAAGTGCAGGTCCATTACCTGAAAAAAATCAGACTAGATTGGATACTCTTGAATCTACAATTAATGTTGTAAAAACAATTGTAAAACCTATTGTTAAATCTGGATTTGATGGTATATTTATTGTAATTTCAAATCCAGTTGATATAATTGCTGACTATATTTGGAAAGTTTCTGGATTTTCTAAAAATAAAGTTTTGGGTACAGGTACTGCACTTGATTCTTCGAGACTTAGAAGGCTTTTATCTGAGGAAACAAATCTTCCTCAACAATCAATACAAGCTTATTCTATGGGTGAACATGGAGATTCTCAGATGGTTCCTTGGTCTCATGTTTCAATTGGTGGTAAACCATTATTTGATATTATGAAAGAAAATCCTAGCATTTATGGAAAATTAAACTTAGATGAATTAACTGAAAAAACAGCCAAAGCTGGTTGGGATGTACTTTATGGCAAAGGCTCTACTGAATTTGGTATTGGTACTGCTTTAACAGAAATAGTAAAGACAATTTTTCATAATGAAAGAAAAATCCTTCCAGTTTCTACTTTATTAGATGGTCAATATGGACAAAAAGATGTATTTGCTGGTGTTCCTGCTATAATTGGCATAAATGGAGTTGAGTCTATAGTAGAAATTAATTTAACTGATGATGAACAAAAAAAATTCAATAAATCATGTACTGTTTTAAAAGAATACATTAAAATTGCTAAAGACATTTAG
- a CDS encoding L-lactate dehydrogenase has translation MPIKPRKISIVGSGHVGSHCGFSLITQGVCDELLMIDIDEAKAKAQALDLADAVSYLPHKVHIEKGTFNDCKDSDIIVVSVADSSEGPLRRQNTTRLDLLKPTIGMIKSIVKPIIDSGFDGIFIVISNPVDVVTNYIWEKSGFPKNRVIGTGTALDSTRLRRLLSEETGIAQQSIQAYSMGEHGDSQIVPWSHVSIGGKPILDMIKDNPDTYGKLDLPSIVEKNKKTGIGIINGKDCTEFGIGTALVEIVKAILHNEKKILPVSTLLEGQYNEENVFAGVPCIIGKNGIEGIVEINLTDDEQDGFSKSCSVLRDHIALSKTI, from the coding sequence ATGCCAATAAAACCAAGAAAAATATCTATTGTAGGTTCAGGTCATGTTGGTTCACACTGTGGATTTAGTTTGATAACTCAAGGAGTTTGTGATGAACTCCTTATGATTGATATTGATGAAGCTAAGGCAAAAGCTCAAGCTTTAGATTTAGCTGATGCGGTTTCCTATCTTCCACATAAAGTACATATAGAAAAAGGAACTTTTAATGATTGTAAGGATTCTGATATCATAGTGGTAAGTGTTGCAGATTCTTCAGAAGGTCCTTTACGCAGACAAAACACAACTAGGTTAGACTTACTAAAACCAACTATTGGGATGATAAAATCTATAGTAAAACCTATAATTGATTCTGGATTTGATGGTATATTTATAGTTATTTCTAATCCAGTTGATGTAGTTACAAATTATATCTGGGAAAAGTCTGGCTTTCCTAAAAATAGAGTTATTGGAACTGGAACGGCTTTAGACTCAACAAGACTTAGAAGGCTTTTATCTGAAGAAACTGGAATTGCTCAACAATCAATACAAGCTTATTCTATGGGTGAACATGGAGATTCTCAAATAGTTCCTTGGTCTCATGTTTCAATTGGTGGCAAACCAATTTTAGATATGATAAAGGATAATCCAGATACTTATGGTAAATTAGACTTACCATCAATAGTTGAAAAAAACAAGAAAACAGGTATAGGTATAATAAATGGCAAAGATTGTACAGAGTTTGGAATAGGAACTGCTTTAGTAGAAATTGTAAAGGCTATACTACATAATGAGAAAAAGATTTTACCAGTTTCTACATTATTGGAAGGTCAGTACAATGAAGAAAATGTATTTGCAGGTGTTCCTTGTATTATAGGTAAAAATGGGATTGAGGGAATTGTTGAAATCAATTTAACTGATGATGAACAAGATGGATTTAGTAAATCTTGTTCTGTTTTAAGAGACCATATTGCACTTTCAAAGACTATTTAG
- a CDS encoding DHHA1 domain-containing protein, with amino-acid sequence MEKLYYTDQYIRDFTAEIIEIREIENKFHVLLDKTAFFPGGGGQFGDLGKIDNYEVISVYEEDKKVYHILDKKPIKIHKVKCSIDWDRREDGMHQHFGQHVLSGCFFKNFNANTTGFHLGNEYSTVDIEGNLDEEKIREIELLANEIIRQNIQVETLLPTKRELKKIWLRRALPNTNEEIRVVKIGDLDTNACCGVHPKSTSELRMIKIKKWEKHKSSTRIEFLAGKRAVDEVLKRDVYLTKICRYLSCSEEDAINGIINLNEKVEDSLSKKRKLEEIVAKYQVKEMVENANKIGNVSVVRKTYDEEDLKYVNKIANKITEDENNIALLAVRFEEKINLIFACSKNLKAVNMGSLLKDAINLIDGKGGGSQVLAQGGGKNNGNLESTFDYAFMKLEKIL; translated from the coding sequence ATGGAAAAGTTATACTATACAGATCAGTATATAAGAGATTTTACGGCAGAAATAATTGAGATAAGAGAAATAGAAAATAAGTTTCATGTTTTGTTGGATAAAACAGCATTTTTCCCTGGTGGTGGAGGCCAATTTGGAGACTTAGGAAAAATAGATAATTATGAAGTAATAAGTGTATATGAAGAAGATAAAAAAGTATATCATATATTAGATAAAAAGCCAATAAAGATACATAAGGTAAAGTGTAGTATTGATTGGGATAGAAGAGAAGATGGTATGCATCAACATTTTGGACAACATGTACTCTCAGGGTGTTTTTTTAAGAATTTTAATGCAAACACAACAGGTTTTCATTTAGGTAATGAGTACAGCACAGTGGACATAGAGGGTAATTTAGATGAAGAAAAAATTAGAGAGATAGAGTTGCTTGCAAATGAAATTATTCGTCAGAATATACAAGTAGAAACATTACTTCCAACTAAAAGAGAATTAAAAAAAATTTGGTTAAGACGTGCTTTGCCAAACACAAATGAAGAAATAAGGGTAGTAAAAATAGGTGACTTAGATACAAATGCATGTTGTGGAGTACACCCAAAATCAACAAGTGAGCTTAGAATGATAAAAATAAAAAAATGGGAGAAGCATAAGTCTAGTACAAGAATAGAGTTTTTAGCTGGTAAAAGAGCTGTAGATGAAGTATTAAAAAGGGATGTATACTTAACCAAAATCTGTAGATATTTAAGTTGTAGTGAAGAAGATGCTATAAATGGGATTATAAATTTAAATGAGAAGGTGGAAGATTCTCTAAGTAAAAAAAGAAAACTTGAAGAAATAGTAGCTAAGTACCAAGTTAAAGAAATGGTAGAAAATGCAAATAAGATTGGCAATGTTTCAGTTGTTAGAAAAACTTATGATGAAGAAGATTTAAAATATGTAAATAAAATTGCAAATAAAATTACAGAAGATGAAAATAATATTGCATTATTAGCTGTTAGATTTGAAGAAAAAATAAACTTGATTTTTGCATGTTCTAAAAATTTGAAAGCTGTCAATATGGGAAGTTTATTGAAGGATGCAATAAATCTTATAGATGGTAAAGGTGGAGGAAGCCAGGTTTTAGCTCAAGGTGGAGGAAAAAATAATGGTAACTTAGAATCTACCTTCGATTATGCATTTATGAAACTAGAAAAAATTTTATAA
- a CDS encoding GNAT family N-acetyltransferase encodes MEQKDYIELYENEELIEIREARLDDLDIIAKFNYNLAKETEGKELDMDVLTKGVRALLLDERKGKYYVYTVFDKVVAQIMYTYEWSDWRNGNFLWIQSVYVEKEYRRKNIFNYLFNYIKNMCDRDENIVGMRLYVEKENINAKATYESLNMYECDYNMYEYEVIN; translated from the coding sequence ATGGAACAAAAGGACTATATAGAATTATATGAAAATGAAGAACTGATAGAGATAAGAGAAGCTCGTTTAGATGATTTGGATATAATAGCGAAATTTAATTATAATTTAGCTAAAGAAACAGAAGGAAAAGAACTTGACATGGATGTTTTAACTAAAGGTGTAAGGGCATTGTTATTAGATGAAAGAAAAGGAAAATATTATGTATATACAGTATTTGATAAGGTGGTTGCACAGATTATGTATACATATGAGTGGAGTGATTGGAGAAATGGAAACTTTCTTTGGATTCAGAGTGTATATGTAGAGAAAGAGTATAGAAGAAAGAACATCTTTAATTATTTATTTAATTATATAAAAAATATGTGTGATAGAGATGAAAATATTGTTGGAATGAGATTATATGTAGAAAAAGAAAATATAAATGCAAAAGCAACGTATGAATCTTTAAATATGTATGAATGTGATTATAATATGTATGAATATGAAGTAATAAACTAG
- a CDS encoding VanZ family protein gives MKKDMCRTSEKLLLSTIYTIFFLYVLITIRIILFKDVPIYAIFKGGFRSVNLIPFYTVWEFITDSNISFTRAIANIIGNIGIFIPMGIFLPVVLKKLDKKTIITIISLISLGFELIQYILAIGSSDIDDVILNSLGGILGIIAYTKMTKLFPDNIKKLQAIISTSMILGVIGLGVIVTNYQSLLTFKLKPDKQVSRILVEENKEIVKDIDKNEGDIIGSFESFKNGVLTIKTACNNNVTCNNNVKSPENLMDKDGYIKVYLSKNTKLISFVITEEGNKDIIRYGEFDSKNLPLLKKSDTVEIWIDKDNQPKDEHGITATRLLIGLGE, from the coding sequence TTGAAAAAAGACATGTGTAGAACTTCAGAAAAATTATTATTATCAACTATATACACAATATTTTTTTTATATGTTTTAATAACTATAAGGATAATTTTATTTAAAGATGTACCAATTTATGCTATTTTCAAGGGTGGATTTAGGTCTGTCAACTTAATTCCATTTTATACAGTATGGGAATTTATAACAGATAGTAATATTAGTTTTACAAGAGCTATTGCAAATATCATAGGTAATATTGGTATATTTATTCCAATGGGAATTTTTCTTCCTGTAGTATTAAAAAAATTAGATAAAAAAACTATAATTACAATAATTTCTCTTATTAGTTTAGGATTTGAATTAATACAATATATTTTGGCTATTGGAAGCAGTGATATAGATGATGTGATTCTGAATTCATTAGGTGGAATACTTGGTATTATTGCTTATACAAAGATGACCAAATTGTTTCCAGATAACATTAAAAAATTACAAGCTATAATAAGTACAAGCATGATTTTGGGAGTGATAGGACTGGGTGTCATTGTCACAAACTACCAAAGCTTGTTAACTTTTAAACTTAAGCCAGATAAACAAGTTTCAAGAATATTAGTTGAAGAAAATAAGGAAATAGTTAAAGATATAGATAAAAATGAGGGAGATATAATTGGTTCATTTGAAAGTTTTAAAAATGGTGTATTAACTATTAAGACAGCTTGTAATAATAATGTAACTTGTAATAACAATGTAAAGAGTCCAGAAAATTTAATGGACAAGGATGGCTATATAAAAGTTTATCTAAGTAAAAACACAAAATTAATATCTTTTGTAATTACTGAAGAAGGGAACAAAGACATAATTAGATATGGAGAATTTGATTCTAAAAATTTACCTCTGTTAAAGAAATCTGATACAGTTGAGATTTGGATTGATAAAGACAATCAACCAAAAGATGAGCATGGAATCACAGCTACTAGATTATTAATTGGATTAGGTGAATAG
- a CDS encoding putative ABC transporter permease: MEIIKYILYFFIYSFLGWVVESAGCSIASKRIINRGFLNGPICPVYGFGAVLVISILGRFDNIIILFLIGMILTTILEYFTGFVLETLFHAKWWDYSDQKFNVKGRVCLKNAIYFGIMSVVIIKFIHPYIEYIVNTIPYNILISIVVITTLWTIVDLIITIISLKKLDMKLNLLDEIITDLNGINMKLDKFDRREIQALFKTINSEELEAREKLNKINSKLDRIESNIILQKRIIKAFPDIKHKKQQEQLQYFKEIINDNKR, from the coding sequence ATGGAGATAATAAAATATATTCTGTATTTTTTTATATATTCATTTCTAGGATGGGTAGTAGAAAGTGCAGGATGTTCTATAGCAAGCAAAAGGATAATTAATAGAGGTTTTTTAAATGGTCCAATATGTCCTGTTTATGGTTTTGGAGCAGTACTTGTGATATCAATATTGGGAAGATTTGACAATATAATTATTTTATTTTTGATAGGAATGATTTTGACTACAATACTAGAATATTTTACAGGATTTGTTTTAGAAACATTATTTCATGCTAAATGGTGGGATTATTCTGACCAAAAATTTAATGTAAAGGGAAGAGTCTGTTTAAAAAATGCAATATATTTTGGTATAATGTCTGTTGTAATAATAAAATTTATACATCCTTATATAGAATATATTGTAAATACTATTCCGTATAATATATTGATTTCAATAGTGGTAATTACGACTTTATGGACAATTGTGGATTTAATTATTACTATCATATCACTTAAAAAATTAGATATGAAGCTCAATTTATTAGATGAAATAATTACAGACTTAAATGGTATAAATATGAAGTTAGATAAGTTTGATAGAAGAGAAATACAAGCTTTATTTAAAACAATAAATAGTGAAGAATTAGAAGCTAGAGAAAAATTAAACAAAATAAACAGTAAATTAGACCGTATAGAATCCAATATTATATTACAAAAAAGAATTATCAAAGCTTTCCCAGATATAAAACATAAAAAACAACAAGAGCAATTACAATACTTTAAAGAAATAATTAATGACAATAAAAGATGA
- a CDS encoding aminotransferase class III-fold pyridoxal phosphate-dependent enzyme, with translation MSEITSQMISTEEKKYVAKTQKIPYYPVAFKSGEGAMLYDYEGNEYVDFLASAGSANVGHGNKEISQAVKEQMDDITQYTLAYFHSEPPVKLAEKLVEIAPGDNDKKVLYSATGSACIDAAIKLARGYTGRTKIISMCESYHGSTYGAISISALSTNMRRKMGPLLPEVYHFHYPDKNRTAKECLDEMEYAFAHYLPVEEVAAIFIEPIAGDAGIIVPPVEWIQGLSKICKENGILLISDEIQQGMGRTGKWFGIENFGIEADLIVLGKSVGGGLPLGAVVGRTEIMQSLDAPAHLFTLAGNTTVCVAALKSIEIIERENLLQKSIEMGDYIKAGFEKLKEKYDIIGEIRGLGLSIGVDIVKGKGSTEKHPDATAKICYRCIQTGLIMIFLGQSTLRVQPPLVITKEQVDKAMSIIDSAIDDYLNGRIGDEVYEVTQGW, from the coding sequence ATGAGCGAGATAACTAGTCAAATGATAAGTACAGAAGAAAAAAAATATGTTGCTAAAACTCAAAAAATACCTTATTATCCAGTAGCATTTAAATCAGGTGAAGGTGCAATGTTATATGATTATGAAGGTAATGAGTATGTAGACTTTTTAGCAAGTGCAGGCTCTGCAAATGTAGGTCATGGAAATAAGGAAATCTCACAAGCAGTTAAAGAACAAATGGATGATATCACACAATATACACTTGCATATTTCCATAGTGAACCTCCTGTAAAACTAGCTGAAAAGCTTGTGGAAATAGCCCCTGGAGATAATGATAAGAAAGTATTATACAGTGCAACAGGTTCTGCTTGTATAGATGCTGCTATAAAATTAGCAAGAGGATACACTGGAAGAACAAAAATAATATCTATGTGTGAATCATATCATGGAAGTACTTATGGAGCTATATCTATATCTGCATTAAGTACAAACATGAGAAGAAAAATGGGTCCATTATTACCAGAAGTTTATCACTTCCATTATCCAGATAAAAATAGAACTGCTAAAGAATGTTTAGATGAAATGGAATACGCTTTTGCACACTACTTACCAGTAGAAGAAGTAGCTGCAATATTTATAGAACCAATTGCAGGAGATGCAGGAATAATAGTACCTCCAGTAGAATGGATTCAAGGATTGAGTAAAATATGTAAAGAAAATGGAATACTACTTATAAGTGATGAAATACAACAAGGTATGGGAAGAACAGGTAAATGGTTTGGTATAGAAAATTTTGGTATTGAAGCAGACCTTATAGTTCTTGGAAAATCTGTTGGTGGAGGATTACCTCTAGGAGCAGTTGTTGGAAGAACAGAAATAATGCAAAGCCTTGATGCACCAGCACATCTATTTACTTTAGCTGGAAATACAACAGTATGTGTAGCTGCTTTAAAATCTATAGAAATAATTGAAAGAGAAAACTTACTTCAAAAGAGTATAGAAATGGGAGATTATATTAAAGCAGGATTTGAAAAACTAAAAGAAAAATACGATATAATTGGAGAAATAAGAGGATTAGGTTTGTCTATAGGAGTTGATATAGTTAAAGGAAAAGGTTCTACTGAAAAACATCCAGATGCTACAGCAAAGATATGCTATAGATGTATACAAACTGGTTTGATAATGATATTCTTAGGACAATCTACTTTAAGAGTACAACCACCTCTAGTAATAACTAAGGAGCAAGTAGATAAAGCAATGAGTATTATAGATTCTGCAATAGATGATTATTTAAATGGTAGAATTGGTGACGAAGTTTATGAAGTAACTCAAGGTTGGTAA